Proteins encoded in a region of the Oscillospiraceae bacterium MB24-C1 genome:
- a CDS encoding L-threonylcarbamoyladenylate synthase produces MPSHPAARAVIKAAGLPLAAPSANLSGSPSPTTAQHCLKDLNGKIPLVLDGGACDVGIESTVVSLVDKPVLLRPGAITVEMLSKVLGETVAISEAVSRPLKTGERSDFTGYEIPALRAAGARCFS; encoded by the coding sequence ATGCCTTCACACCCGGCTGCCCGTGCCGTGATCAAGGCCGCGGGGTTGCCGCTGGCAGCACCCTCGGCCAATCTCTCGGGGTCGCCATCGCCGACGACAGCGCAGCATTGTTTAAAGGATTTGAACGGAAAAATTCCACTTGTTTTAGATGGTGGTGCCTGCGATGTCGGCATTGAATCGACGGTGGTTTCGCTGGTGGACAAGCCTGTTCTGCTGCGCCCAGGTGCTATTACGGTCGAGATGTTGTCTAAAGTACTTGGCGAGACCGTCGCCATTTCCGAGGCGGTCAGCAGGCCGCTCAAGACGGGGGAGCGCTCCGACTTCACCGGGTATGAAATACCGGCATTACGCGCCGCGGGCGCGCGTTGTTTTAGTTGA
- the prfA gene encoding peptide chain release factor 1, translated as MLDKIKSAELRYDEISRKLMDPTVVNDNALYKSLMKEYKALTPLVEKYREYQDAKAANDEARELLDEAGLDRELKEMAQEQLLESQKVLDGCGEELKILLLPKDPDDDKSAIVEIRGGAGGEEAALFAASLYRMYCMYADSKGWKSELISCNETELHGFKEVCFMLQGEAAYSRMKYESGVHRVQRVPDTEASGRIHTSTVTVAVLPEVEDVEIDINPGDLQVDTYRASGAGGQHVNKTESAIRITHLPTGMVVECQDERSQHKNREKAMTVLRSRLYEKMQQEQTDQIAAERRSQVGTGDRSERIRTYNFPQGRLTDHRIGLTLYKLDSIMNGDLDDVFSTLDHL; from the coding sequence ATGCTCGATAAGATAAAATCCGCCGAGCTGCGTTATGATGAAATCAGTCGCAAGCTTATGGACCCTACCGTCGTCAACGACAATGCGTTGTACAAGTCGTTGATGAAAGAATATAAGGCCCTGACGCCGCTCGTGGAAAAATACCGCGAATATCAGGATGCTAAAGCCGCCAATGACGAGGCGCGCGAGCTGCTCGACGAAGCCGGGCTTGACCGTGAGCTTAAAGAAATGGCGCAGGAGCAGCTGCTCGAGAGCCAGAAGGTGCTTGACGGCTGTGGCGAGGAGCTTAAAATATTGTTACTGCCCAAGGACCCAGACGACGACAAGTCCGCTATTGTGGAAATTCGCGGCGGTGCGGGCGGCGAGGAGGCGGCGCTTTTTGCTGCGTCGCTCTACCGTATGTATTGCATGTATGCCGACTCAAAAGGCTGGAAAAGCGAGCTGATTTCTTGCAACGAGACCGAGTTACACGGCTTTAAAGAGGTGTGCTTTATGCTCCAAGGCGAAGCGGCCTATTCGCGCATGAAGTATGAAAGCGGTGTTCACCGCGTGCAGCGCGTACCAGATACCGAGGCCTCTGGGCGTATACACACCTCCACTGTCACGGTGGCCGTGTTGCCAGAGGTGGAGGATGTTGAAATCGATATTAACCCAGGCGATCTTCAGGTTGACACCTATCGTGCAAGCGGGGCGGGTGGCCAGCACGTCAACAAGACTGAATCGGCTATTCGAATTACTCACCTTCCTACCGGCATGGTTGTGGAATGTCAGGACGAACGCAGCCAGCACAAAAACCGCGAGAAAGCCATGACGGTGTTACGCTCGCGCCTTTATGAGAAGATGCAGCAGGAGCAGACCGACCAAATTGCGGCCGAACGCCGCAGTCAGGTGGGTACAGGTGACCGCTCAGAGCGCATCCGTACCTATAATTTTCCGCAGGGACGACTGACCGACCACCGCATCGGTCTGACCCTTTATAAGCTTGATTCGATCATGAACGGTGACCTAGATGATGTTTTTTCGACGTTGGATCACCTATGA
- a CDS encoding S1 RNA-binding domain-containing protein encodes MEFYPEGHLIETTQNTLRISNLFALSEASKNGDILEGRAIICDSSHNLIVELGGGLKGIISREEGALGIKSGETRDIAMISRVNKPVCFTVVGFETIGGQVTPMLSRRAAQQRCSEQYLSRLRRGDVIRARTTHLEGFGCFVDIGCGISSMVPIDAISVSRISHPRDRFSLGQDIRVVVRDIEPSGRICLTHKELLGTWAENAARFSAGETVAGIIRSVESYGIFVELTPNLAGLAEPRAQVSCSQHASVYIKSLIPQKMKVKLIIVDAFTAQYPPMPLQYFFEGDHMDRWQYSPPDSARLVESVFI; translated from the coding sequence ATGGAATTTTATCCCGAAGGTCATCTGATCGAAACCACACAAAATACCCTGCGCATTTCTAATCTCTTCGCGCTTTCGGAAGCGTCTAAAAACGGCGACATTCTCGAAGGGCGCGCCATTATATGCGATTCTTCCCACAACCTTATCGTCGAGCTTGGCGGCGGGCTCAAGGGTATCATCTCGAGGGAAGAAGGCGCATTGGGCATAAAAAGTGGCGAAACACGCGATATTGCTATGATCTCTCGCGTTAACAAGCCCGTGTGCTTTACGGTTGTCGGATTTGAAACAATCGGCGGGCAAGTTACACCAATGCTCTCACGCCGTGCTGCGCAGCAACGCTGCAGTGAGCAATATCTCTCCCGTCTGCGTCGTGGTGATGTCATCCGCGCACGTACCACCCATTTAGAAGGGTTCGGCTGTTTTGTAGACATCGGTTGTGGCATTTCGTCAATGGTCCCGATCGACGCCATCTCGGTTTCGCGCATCTCCCACCCGCGTGACCGCTTCAGCCTTGGCCAGGATATTCGCGTTGTTGTGCGCGATATTGAGCCCTCCGGCCGAATTTGTTTGACCCATAAAGAGCTACTGGGCACCTGGGCTGAAAATGCAGCCCGCTTTTCAGCGGGAGAAACGGTCGCGGGCATTATTCGTTCGGTGGAATCTTACGGTATATTTGTCGAGCTGACCCCGAATCTGGCCGGCCTGGCCGAGCCGCGCGCGCAGGTCAGCTGTTCACAACACGCGAGCGTTTACATTAAAAGTCTGATACCACAGAAAATGAAGGTAAAGCTCATTATTGTTGACGCCTTCACTGCCCAGTATCCCCCGATGCCACTGCAATACTTCTTCGAGGGCGACCACATGGACCGCTGGCAGTATTCACCACCCGATTCAGCACGCCTTGTGGAGTCGGTATTTATATAA
- a CDS encoding Sua5/YciO/YrdC/YwlC family protein produces the protein MKTACRRAAALLQAGRVVAIPTETVYGLAANALDETAVKIFSVKGRPQDNPLIVHISDLDMWPSLVANLLPNVR, from the coding sequence ATGAAAACGGCGTGCAGGCGGGCAGCGGCGCTGCTGCAGGCCGGGCGGGTGGTTGCCATCCCGACCGAAACGGTATATGGTCTTGCTGCCAATGCACTGGATGAAACCGCAGTAAAAATATTCTCGGTCAAAGGTCGCCCACAGGATAACCCTTTGATTGTGCATATCAGCGACCTGGATATGTGGCCATCTCTGGTCGCCAATTTACTTCCAAACGTGCGCTAG